A stretch of the Bacillus licheniformis DSM 13 = ATCC 14580 genome encodes the following:
- a CDS encoding penicillin-binding protein 1A, with the protein MSDQFNSRQERRKAQQGKSRSNTHSKPKKKKKAGLFKKILLSILIIGVIGLIAGGVTFAVMVADSPSLDEAKLKTPYSSTIYDKNGKEIAEIGSEKRTYVSIKDIPDSVKNAFLATEDARFYDHHGVDPIRIGGALLANFEGGFGSEGGSTITQQVVKNSLLSHEKTLKRKVQEVWLSFQLERKYSKDEILEMYLNRIYFSPQAYGVGKAAEQFYGVTDLNDLTVEQAATLAGMPQSPNNYNPIKHPEKAEKRRNVVLSLMNKHGFISDAEYNKAKKVAVTKGLVSPKEYAKTTSNKYSAFIEQAVAEVKEKANVTPGTDGLKIYTTIDTDAQDYVDELMDGDSIQYTEKMQAGLTLLDTKTGEIRALGGGRDRKAGDFNYAVDTKRQPGSTIKPILDYGPVIENKKWSTYEQIKDEAYTYSTGDPINNYDRSYRGWISMREALVDSRNIPALKAFQAAGKDNIVKFAGNLGLNINSDDLVEAYAIGGFGNGVSPLQMAGAYSAFGNNGYYNEPHTVTAVEFNDGTKLDLTPESKAAMSDYTAFMITDMLKSAVQRGTGTAAQVPGVTVAGKTGTTNFTEDDIRKHGINRNGARDSWFVGYTPQYTAAVWTGKEGFNSLSQSEQQVAKLLFKKLIAKVDNGSGSFEKPDSVVEATVLKGSNPPVLASSNTPSDKKVTEYFVKGTQPTTVSKKYEEKENADKPSGLSAEYDEASKSIKLSWSYSGDGDVSFKVKQSVDGGGYSEIQNSSAKEAVIPNAKEGSVYRFQVTAVTEDGESDPASVTLKVNAADEDESKTDDEKKDDDEKKQDADDDQDKDKQNNGNSNQPNDQNPGNSDQNNQNPGNSDQNNGRKDDDADDQDNDQNKDKDKDKNKNPDQGANTGDQQTNSNGQSTGTN; encoded by the coding sequence ATGTCAGATCAATTTAACAGCCGCCAGGAACGGCGAAAAGCCCAGCAGGGCAAAAGCAGGTCTAATACTCATTCTAAACCCAAGAAAAAGAAAAAAGCAGGATTGTTTAAGAAAATTCTTTTATCCATTTTAATCATCGGTGTTATCGGCTTGATTGCCGGGGGCGTCACTTTTGCGGTGATGGTAGCGGACTCGCCGTCCCTTGATGAAGCAAAACTGAAGACACCGTACTCTTCTACCATCTATGACAAAAACGGAAAAGAAATCGCCGAAATCGGTTCGGAAAAACGGACGTACGTGTCGATTAAAGACATCCCGGATTCCGTCAAAAACGCATTTCTTGCAACGGAAGACGCCCGTTTCTATGACCACCACGGCGTCGACCCGATCCGGATCGGAGGAGCGCTTCTGGCAAACTTCGAAGGCGGATTTGGTTCTGAAGGCGGAAGTACGATCACACAGCAGGTCGTCAAAAACTCCCTTCTGTCACATGAAAAAACGCTGAAACGGAAAGTCCAGGAAGTCTGGCTGTCTTTCCAGCTGGAAAGAAAATACTCAAAAGACGAAATTCTTGAAATGTATTTAAATCGGATTTACTTCTCGCCGCAGGCCTACGGTGTCGGAAAAGCGGCTGAGCAGTTCTACGGGGTTACAGATCTAAACGACTTAACGGTCGAGCAGGCCGCAACGCTTGCCGGCATGCCGCAAAGCCCGAATAACTACAACCCGATCAAACATCCGGAAAAAGCCGAGAAACGGCGCAATGTCGTGCTGAGCCTGATGAATAAACACGGCTTTATCTCTGACGCAGAGTACAACAAAGCGAAAAAAGTAGCCGTCACAAAAGGCCTTGTATCTCCGAAAGAGTACGCAAAAACAACGTCCAACAAATACAGCGCGTTTATCGAGCAGGCCGTCGCCGAAGTGAAAGAAAAAGCGAACGTCACTCCGGGAACGGACGGACTGAAGATTTACACGACGATTGATACAGACGCACAGGATTATGTGGATGAGCTGATGGACGGCGATTCTATTCAGTATACCGAAAAAATGCAGGCCGGCCTCACCCTGCTCGATACGAAAACCGGAGAGATCCGCGCGCTCGGCGGCGGACGCGACCGGAAAGCAGGCGACTTTAACTATGCAGTAGATACTAAACGTCAACCCGGTTCAACGATTAAGCCAATCCTTGACTACGGCCCTGTCATTGAGAACAAGAAATGGTCGACGTATGAACAGATTAAAGATGAAGCATACACGTATTCAACTGGAGATCCGATTAACAACTATGACAGAAGCTACAGAGGCTGGATATCGATGAGAGAGGCGCTGGTCGATTCTCGAAACATCCCGGCTTTAAAAGCGTTCCAGGCAGCCGGCAAAGACAATATTGTAAAATTTGCAGGCAACCTTGGCCTTAACATAAATTCAGATGACTTAGTGGAAGCTTATGCAATCGGCGGCTTCGGAAATGGTGTGTCGCCTCTGCAAATGGCCGGAGCGTACAGCGCCTTCGGCAACAACGGCTACTACAATGAGCCGCATACTGTTACCGCGGTGGAATTCAATGACGGCACTAAGCTTGATTTGACGCCTGAATCAAAGGCTGCCATGAGCGATTATACCGCATTTATGATAACGGATATGCTGAAAAGCGCTGTTCAGCGAGGAACAGGAACAGCGGCTCAAGTCCCCGGCGTCACTGTAGCAGGTAAAACGGGTACGACGAACTTTACCGAGGACGACATTAGAAAACACGGCATAAATCGAAACGGAGCGAGAGATTCATGGTTCGTCGGCTATACGCCGCAATATACCGCAGCGGTCTGGACCGGTAAAGAAGGCTTTAATTCGCTGAGCCAGAGCGAACAGCAAGTCGCCAAGCTCCTATTCAAAAAACTGATTGCCAAGGTGGACAACGGCAGCGGCTCATTTGAAAAGCCTGACAGCGTCGTTGAAGCGACCGTTCTAAAAGGCTCGAACCCGCCGGTGCTCGCCAGCAGCAACACGCCTAGCGATAAAAAAGTCACTGAGTACTTTGTAAAAGGCACACAGCCGACGACCGTTTCGAAAAAATATGAAGAAAAAGAAAATGCCGACAAGCCGTCAGGTTTGAGCGCAGAGTATGATGAAGCATCAAAGAGCATTAAGCTTTCATGGTCATATTCCGGAGACGGTGATGTATCCTTTAAAGTCAAACAGTCTGTTGACGGAGGCGGATACAGCGAAATTCAAAACAGCAGTGCGAAAGAAGCCGTCATACCGAATGCAAAAGAAGGATCCGTTTACAGATTCCAAGTCACTGCCGTTACCGAAGATGGTGAAAGCGACCCTGCTTCTGTAACGCTTAAAGTCAACGCGGCTGATGAGGATGAGTCAAAAACGGACGATGAAAAGAAAGACGATGACGAGAAGAAGCAGGATGCTGATGATGATCAGGACAAAGACAAACAAAATAACGGCAATTCAAATCAGCCGAATGATCAAAATCCAGGAAATTCCGATCAAAACAATCAAAATCCGGGAAATTCAGACCAAAACAACGGCAGAAAAGATGATGACGCCGATGATCAAGACAACGATCAAAATAAAGATAAAGATAAAGACAAAAACAAAAACCCGGATCAAGGCGCCAACACAGGTGATCAACAAACAAATTCCAACGGTCAATCAACCGGCACCAATTGA
- a CDS encoding YpoC family protein, with protein MTSVSLLDEYEKTLRKKRPESGERLAVLSENPLCYDFFQDAGEDKPWEHAEEWVPLLFAEWERTKEKLLPVFKTRKSRCSQDDMLNGVCCLIASLHWTMGEPVKSLNWEIITRKDFGAKPMNWTERLEFILLKPTQYHCFIQLDELFTEMKKQFYKYVAMNHKKATH; from the coding sequence GTGACAAGCGTTTCACTGTTGGACGAATACGAAAAAACGCTGCGGAAGAAAAGGCCGGAATCCGGCGAAAGGCTTGCGGTACTTTCTGAAAATCCGCTCTGCTATGATTTTTTTCAAGACGCAGGAGAGGACAAGCCTTGGGAGCATGCGGAAGAATGGGTCCCGCTTCTGTTTGCAGAATGGGAACGCACAAAAGAAAAGCTTCTGCCCGTCTTTAAAACGAGAAAATCAAGGTGCAGCCAGGATGACATGCTCAACGGGGTGTGCTGCTTGATCGCAAGCCTTCACTGGACGATGGGGGAGCCTGTCAAAAGTCTCAACTGGGAGATCATCACCCGGAAGGATTTTGGAGCAAAGCCGATGAACTGGACGGAACGGCTCGAGTTCATCCTGCTGAAACCGACGCAGTACCATTGTTTTATCCAGCTTGACGAATTGTTTACGGAAATGAAAAAGCAATTTTATAAATATGTTGCCATGAATCATAAAAAAGCCACTCACTAA
- the nth gene encoding endonuclease III, translating into MLTKKQIEFCLDTIGEMFPDAECELVHDNPFELVIAVALSAQCTDALVNKVTKTLFQKYKKPEDYLAVPLEELQQDIKSIGLYRNKAKNIQKLCKMLLEDYGGEVPRDRDELVKLPGVGRKTANVVVSVAFGVPAIAVDTHVERVSKRLGICRWKDSVMEVEKTLMKKVPESEWSVTHHRLIFFGRYHCKAQRPKCEECPLFSLCREGQKRYKKGLVKLL; encoded by the coding sequence ATGCTAACAAAAAAACAGATCGAGTTTTGTTTAGACACAATCGGTGAAATGTTTCCGGATGCAGAGTGCGAATTAGTCCATGACAATCCGTTTGAACTTGTCATCGCTGTCGCTTTATCGGCCCAGTGCACAGACGCGCTTGTCAATAAAGTGACGAAAACGCTTTTCCAAAAATACAAAAAACCTGAAGATTATCTTGCAGTTCCGCTTGAAGAGCTGCAGCAGGACATCAAATCGATCGGCTTATACCGCAACAAAGCTAAAAATATTCAAAAGCTGTGCAAAATGCTGCTGGAAGACTACGGAGGTGAAGTGCCGAGAGACCGCGATGAGCTGGTGAAACTTCCGGGTGTCGGAAGAAAGACCGCTAATGTCGTCGTTTCCGTGGCATTCGGCGTTCCTGCCATTGCCGTCGACACCCATGTGGAAAGAGTTTCAAAAAGGCTCGGCATTTGTAGATGGAAGGATTCGGTCATGGAAGTTGAAAAGACGCTGATGAAAAAAGTGCCTGAATCAGAGTGGTCCGTCACTCATCACCGCTTGATTTTTTTCGGCCGCTATCACTGTAAGGCGCAAAGACCGAAATGCGAAGAATGCCCGTTGTTTTCTCTGTGCAGGGAAGGGCAAAAACGATATAAAAAAGGGCTGGTGAAGCTGCTGTGA
- a CDS encoding DnaD domain-containing protein, giving the protein MKKQHFIKMQDMGAVTIPNLLFMNYRELGLNETEFMLLLNIKMHVERGSFFPTPEELSKTMSIETEECMNMLRMFIQKGFIYIEECEDQNGIKFEKYSLEPLWGKLFELLEMAEQKKLAEQNEGEQKSLYTIFEEEFARPLSPLECETLSIWLDQDHHDAQLIKQALKEAVISGKLNFRYIDRILFEWKKNGVSTVEQAVNYSQRFRRKTAPRQNEQKEYTRQVPFYNWLEQ; this is encoded by the coding sequence ATGAAAAAACAGCACTTTATTAAGATGCAGGATATGGGAGCTGTCACCATTCCGAATCTGCTCTTTATGAACTATCGGGAGCTTGGCTTAAACGAGACAGAATTCATGCTGCTCTTAAACATTAAAATGCATGTTGAAAGAGGTTCTTTTTTTCCGACGCCGGAGGAATTAAGCAAGACGATGTCGATTGAAACCGAAGAATGCATGAATATGCTGAGAATGTTCATTCAAAAAGGCTTCATCTATATAGAAGAATGCGAAGACCAGAACGGCATTAAATTTGAAAAATATTCGCTCGAACCTCTCTGGGGCAAGCTGTTTGAGCTTTTAGAAATGGCCGAGCAGAAAAAACTCGCCGAACAGAATGAAGGCGAACAGAAGAGCCTTTATACAATCTTTGAAGAAGAGTTTGCACGACCGCTTTCTCCGCTGGAATGCGAGACGCTCAGCATCTGGCTTGACCAGGATCATCACGATGCACAGCTGATCAAACAAGCTCTCAAAGAAGCCGTCATATCAGGAAAATTAAATTTCCGCTACATTGACCGGATTCTGTTTGAGTGGAAGAAAAACGGCGTTTCAACAGTCGAACAAGCCGTAAACTACAGCCAAAGATTCAGGCGGAAGACTGCTCCGCGGCAAAATGAGCAAAAGGAGTATACAAGACAGGTTCCTTTTTACAATTGGCTTGAACAATAA